CCAGAGTCTCCTCCTGGCAGCACCCTGGCAGAAGCAcctacaccagaggtgggcaaactacggcccgcgagccacatccggcctgcgagactatcctgcccggcccctgagctcccggctggggaggctagccccctgcctctcccctgctgtccctcgtCCTCCGCAGCTGCGCGGGCAGCGTTGCttgtgcccacccacctcccaggctttccaataagcctgtcctgccgctctgaggggcatggtaagggggaggaggggttggataaggggcaggaggtcccggggtgTAGtgagggggtggttggatggggtggaggtttgggtgtggggggcggtcaggagacagggagcgggggggttgaatagggggtggggtcctggggatcccagggggggacagggagcaggggaggttggatagggggtgggatcctgggggggcagttagggatgggggtcctgggaggtggcggtcaggggacaaggaggggggcagggggttggatggggtgggggggcctgtcagggggcggggtgtggataggggtcagggcagtcaggggacagggagcaggggacagagagcggggagggggcggttggatagggggtgagggccaggctgtttggggaggcacagccttccctacctggccttccatactgttttgcaaccccaatgtggccctcgggccaaaaagtttgcccaccctgatctACACCATGCCTGGAGGAGGTGCAGTTTATCCTCCTTCCATGCCaagccagctctgctggccagtgtgGAGAGGGGAGTGAGATGTGGCCATGCCCTTACCTAGCTCCTACCCTTTGTAAGAGCACTGCAAGGCACCAGGAAAGAGAAAGCCTGTGCTCCCAACTACATTGTAGCCAGCCCCTGCAGAGAGATGTAAGAATGGGGGAGAGGACAGCGCTGGTCACAATTTGGTGTATAACACTAACTCTAGTGTATATAGCACAGTGAATGTCATACCAGACACCTCATGTCACCCTCATCTGGCTGTGTTAATAGGTCTGCTAGAAAAGTAGAAAAGTATTTTCTACTACTTTCCCACAACCTGGGAAAAGAAGTGTTCTAAAGTGTATCGCAATAATTATTCATCTCTGCACTTTAGCTGCACTTTCTTTCTTGCGTATAGCTACATAAACTAACAACAAACAGTGGGAGAGCCAACTGAATGATACCATTCTTCACTTGCCACAAAAGCATCAGCATCTCAGAGAAACACTAGTCAGAAATCCAGaacccttccttcccaatgctcAACGGCTCACAAGCATTCATCACAAACATGAGATTTGTCACAGAAACATCCAGCTTGCCTCAACCCAAAAATAAGTGAGAGTTCAGAAAAGCCAGTTTATTTCTGATGATGCATATTTAATTAGATCCTGTGTTTCAGATGTGGTCAAAGGTGAAAAGGTCAAGCCAATTTTCGAGGAACCACCTAATCCAACCAATGTGGAAGCAAGTTTGCAAAGGATGAAAGCAAACGATCCTAGCCTCCTTGAAGTCAATCTGAACAACATAAAGGTATTTGGATAGGGGTTGTGGCTTCATTCTCTTTGCTGCAGGAGGGTTCATCTGAGATGACAAGATTTACAAAGTTTTGTTTAGAAGCATGGGGTTTTGTTTTCAAACATGTTGCTGCATTTACAATATTTGGGAGGAACAGGAGACTCAGGAGAGAAAGAGGAGCAGACAGGAATTGTCCCAGTTATTCCAAGGGTCACCAACACCTGACATTGAATTAGCTGCCAATTAGAACTCCAAGCAAGGGTTCCCTTCTGCCTTCATTTCTCTTACAGCTGTAAAGCAAGAGACCTCCTGAGGCACGCAGGAGTGCTGGCACAATTTGTATAGGgagggtgctgagagtcattgaaccaaactgtaaaccctgtatctgatggaaaccacttcaagccagcgggtgcagcagcaccccttgttccagcacctgtgggaGTACCGCACAATTGTTGGCCTAATTCACTTAGCCCACAGATGAAAAGGGAGAAGTTGGGATGCTCAGACGCTGAACATCGCCCCCACACTGAGCTGGAGCAGTAGCCTTTGTCTGCATAGTTCAGAGTGGCTGGTTGGATCTAGGAATAGGATAAAGCTTTGTTAGTGTTTGCTTTGAGCTCAGAGGTGGTGACAAATAGTAGctcattatttttttccctttcttgtttCATATTGTTTTAAAACTAAGTAATTTTCTAAAAGGACCAGCATGTTGAGTTGATTCATTGTATCCTTCTTTTTATCAGTACAGCTTGTTTGGTAGCAATCTCACCTCCAGGTGTCTAATTCCATATCAAGACTTAGGCTCATGCCCAAAGCTGACACTGCATGTTGTACTAAGGGTTTATGGATTGGTTATTCACCCCTCATTATACGGTTTCTGGGCACGAgtgtacatttgaaaaaaataagcaATACCAGTGATCCAACAATACAACCACAAAACTATACCACAGGTCACCACTCACTCTCACCTGCGGGTAACAAATCCACAACCAATAGACCTCCTCGCAGCCAGCAGCAAGTTTGTGTCCCAGCTAAAAAGCCAGATTGAAcagatgtatatattttatgCTCCATCCCATGGGGCCAAACTCAGGCTTTGTTAGATTGCAAGAGGGAGCCTATGCGGATGATGGGGGCCCGCCCATGAGAATATTATGGCCATCCTTCAGGATTTCAACCCTGGAGACAGACAGCAAGAGATTGCCACCAGTCTTAATTTCCAGGTTGGTGCATGGTAGAAGAGATGCCTAGAGGATCATCAGTTCTCAGACTGTTTAGGACTTTACAAACACCTTTCATTGTACCTAGAAATGAATATGAAAAACAGTGCAGAGCAGTGTTTTCACTTTGGCCTGCCTTGCTTACAAGGTGGTGGCTGCATTCTGCCCTAGCTCAAGGCGCTGAGCAGTCTTCAAGGGCAGCCACAAAGCTGAACAAGTTACAGTACTCTGGCCTGACGGGCTTTGTAGAGCATGGGGAATGGCTAAGGAGTTGTACAGAGAGGCAGTGTTAATTAATGTAGCAATCATCAAAATAAATGTCTGGTGATGTGATTGGCTGTAATGTTTACTGGGTTTTGTCTTACTGTAGAACATCCCAATTCCGACGCTGAAAGAATTTGCCAAGGCTTTGGAAACCAACACCCACGTGAAGAAGTTCAGCCTCGCAGCCACTCGAAGCAATGACCCCGTTGCTGTTGTAAGTTGAAACACGACTTGAAAAGACAGAATTCTTCACTAAGGCTGCTTTTGTCTCTAGGAGGGGCTTGTTTTTCAGATGTCTCCTGTGACTGTGCACAGTGGCATTATAACCTGTTCTGTTCTAGGAATACACTCTACCTCCATGACTCTGTTTGCAATGCTTTTCTAGGTACTAACCACAATTCAGATTCTTGGTGTTATCTGAAGCTTTCAGAGTTTCAGACTCACACCACCTCTTCCCTGACTCTTCAGGCTTTTGCGGATATGTTAAAAGTGAACAAGACACTGAAGAGCCTAAATATAGAATCCAATTTCATCACTGGGGCTGGCATTCTGGCACTGATTGATGCACTAAAAGAGAATGAAACCCTGACGGAGATCAAAATTGACAATCAGGTAAGGCGTGGGCAGTAAACTGGTGCCTGCTTTGTTTAGTTTCTAGGTAGGTTCCATATGTTCTTCTATAATATTTTAGGTTTGGGATCCATCAAAGAGGCAAGGCAAAATCCTATGGATCAGCCTTTTTGCACCTCATTCCCAAGCACATGCTGCTAAgcaacagaaaagaaaactgacCGATGCTAAAAAGAAAGCCCAGAGGAAGTTCTCCAGAGATGGGGTTCTTTCTCCAGTTTGTAGCACATTACTGAATGTAAccacttctctctcttttgtgagaagatgtttccttttcttttcactgtgtgTCACCCAacagaggcagcagctggggaCAGCTGTAGAGATGGAGATTGCCCAGATGCTTGAGGAGAACTCCAAGATTCTCAAATTTGGATACCAGTTCACAAAGCAAGGTCCAAGAACCAGGGTAGCTGCAGCTATCACTAAAAATAACGATCTAGGTAAGATGCTACAGACATTCATCAGCAATTCTTTCAGGCCAACTCCTGCCCTCCTTATACATTTTGTAGACAAAAATTGGTCAAATAGTGCCAGATCCTGAGGTCCTTAATCAGTTTTTACTgagtcctttctcaggcaaacacccattgacttcagtctggGTTTGCCCCAGTAAGGACTTAGCAAAAAATTAGCAAATGCATACTTTGGTGCAGATACTTTATTTCTGGCAATACTTAAACATCCTGCTGAATTCCCATGATATACTTTATTTCCTGAAATTCTAATTGTCCCCAGCAGGGCAAAGGCTGATTAAA
This window of the Chelonia mydas isolate rCheMyd1 chromosome 10, rCheMyd1.pri.v2, whole genome shotgun sequence genome carries:
- the LOC102938965 gene encoding tropomodulin-2 isoform X1, producing the protein MSLPFRKELEKYKNINEDEILSKLSEEELKQLEHVLDDLDPENALLPAGFRQKDQTSKAATGPFDRDRLLSYLEKQALEHKDREDFVPFTGEKKGKIFIPKEKPIETHTEEKVTLEPELEEALAGASDTELYDLAAVLGVHNMVNNPQFDEEGTSSKDGKGSVRNVVKGEKVKPIFEEPPNPTNVEASLQRMKANDPSLLEVNLNNIKNIPIPTLKEFAKALETNTHVKKFSLAATRSNDPVAVAFADMLKVNKTLKSLNIESNFITGAGILALIDALKENETLTEIKIDNQRQQLGTAVEMEIAQMLEENSKILKFGYQFTKQGPRTRVAAAITKNNDLVRKKRVEADRQ
- the LOC102938965 gene encoding tropomodulin-2 isoform X2, with product MSLPFRKELEKYKNINEDEILSKLSEEELKQLEHVLDDLDPENALLPAGFRQKDQTSKAATGPFDRDRLLSYLEKQALEHKDREDFVPFTGEKKAVLGVHNMVNNPQFDEEGTSSKDGKGSVRNVVKGEKVKPIFEEPPNPTNVEASLQRMKANDPSLLEVNLNNIKNIPIPTLKEFAKALETNTHVKKFSLAATRSNDPVAVAFADMLKVNKTLKSLNIESNFITGAGILALIDALKENETLTEIKIDNQRQQLGTAVEMEIAQMLEENSKILKFGYQFTKQGPRTRVAAAITKNNDLVRKKRVEADRQ